The genomic interval GCGCGGCTATGGAAGGCGCGGTCGTGAACGTGATCGCCAACAACCGGGCCTGGGGCAACGCGCCCGATCTGGCCCGTGCGATCGCCCGCCGCGTGCTCGAAGAAGTGCGCCGCCGAAGCCTTCGGGCCTCGGATTGATTTCAACCAACGCTCACAAAGACTTCATCCCACAGAACAAAGCCGTCACTAAACTTCGCGGCTACTGACCTGATGCAACCTCCCTTGCGACACCTTCTCCCACTCGTTTCTGCTCTGACAGGCGCCTCCTCCGCCTGCGTCCCTGATTTCTTCTGTCCCGTTCCACCCCAAACCCTGATGCAAACCGCCATGGAACCGCGTAGCCATGCCTTCGGTGTATCCGCTCTGTTGCTGATGCTGAGCCTTGCGCTGCTATCGAGCGGATGCCAGAAAGAAAACCCGGTGCAGGTGCTGCCCGAAGATGTGGCGGGCACCTACGACTTCACCCACTTCATCTTCATTCCGGATGCGACGGCCATCGCACCGGCCAACGTGCTCGACACGCTGGTGGCCGCAAACACGAACCTGCGGCTGACGGCCAGCGGCCAGTTCGTGCTCAGCTACCAGTTCATCAACGGCCCCGAGTCGCTGATTGCCGGCACGTTCGAAGTGGATGAGCGACGCATCACCCTGCGCGCCTATCCGGGGGCCGAGGCACAGCTCACCTCGCTGCTGCTCGACTCACCCCTGGTGCTCAACCGCACGGACGTCGACGGCGTGCTGGAGGCCAGCATCCGCAAAACCGTGGACCTGGCCGCCTTTTCGAATCGGTATCGGGGCGTGCCACCGATTGAAGGCACCCTGCGGCTGCGGCTGGTGCTGCGCCTGAACACCCCTGCTTCCTGACCGCCCCGTCCACCAAGCCGGAATGCAAGCCATGAATCGCTGGATACTACGGGCAATCCTGCTGGCCCTGCTCGCTCCTTCGGCGCGGGCCCAGGTGGGAGGGGTCAGCTACACCTTCTCTCCCTCGGTCGAATACAGCCGTTTCGAGAAAAACGCGGGGCTGAAGGACAACTACGCCTTTGGCGGCACCATGGGGCTGGGCCTGGGCCGCTACGTCGAACTCAAAGTGCTGGGTCTGATCGGACGGTACGACACGCGTCTGGGCCGGCTCGGCGGGGCCGACTCGACGCTGGCGCCCCGACTGCGTCAGCTTCCCACCCGTTCGGTGCGTACCGAGCGCTGGGGACTGGCCCTGCAGGTCAACCTGCTGCCGGGACCGATCGTGCCGTACCTGACGGCCGGCACGGGTCTACTGCGCCTCCGTCCCGAAGATGACCTGCGCGCCAGCGAAAGCGTCTATTTGATGGGCGGCGGCGGGCTGATGTTCACGGTAGCCTCGCGCTACGCCATTTTCGCCCAGGTGGAAAACCTCGCCTACCGGTACAATCCGGGCGCGGCGTTTCTGCGCGGCGAGGACCTGAACCGCGCCAACCTGCAGCCAGCCAACTTCCGCCAGGTGCTCGTCACGAACTGGATGGGACGCGCCGGCATGCGCCTCTACCTGGGCGGCACCACGTCCGAAGTGGAGGAAGGGCTGTTTTCGCAACATCCCGCCAACTGGCGACCGGTTATCGATCCGTTCGTCGGACAACTCCGCTTCAACCGGGCGCTGGACTTTCCTTCCTCGCAACGCATGGGCGGCTTCTATCTGGGGCTGGCGCTCGGCCCCACGCTCAACCTGCGCGGCTTCTACTGGCGGGCGCTCGACTCGGGCCGGCTAACGGGTACCGAGCCGATGGAAGCCTACGGTGCCGATCTGTACCTGTCGTTTGCCGACGCGCCGGTCACGCCCTACCTGTCGCTGGGCGGCGGCTACCTGAACGTGCTGAGCGGCTACCGGGGCCGTGGCGGTAGCACGCCCGACGATCAGGTGTTCGCCTCGGCCGGCGTGGGCGTGAGCGTACTGCTGCTGGAGGCCCTGCAGCTTCAGGCCGGCGTACAGGGCATCTTCATGACGCGGGACGGCATCGACAACCGGACGGCCCCGGCGCAGGTCTACGGGAGCACGCTTTACACGGTAGGGTTCAGCTTCCGACCCGGTCGGCTCAGCTTTCTGCAGCCCCGCCCGCGTCGGGCTGCCGAGCCATCCGCTCCACTGATCACCGAAGGCGAAGCGCCGACGGCCGAGCCGACCGCCTCGCCCGAGCTGGAAGCCCGCCAGCGACTGCTGGCGCTCCGGGAAGCAGCCCTGACGGCCGAAATCGCCCGGGCCGAAGCAGCGGGCGACTCGCTGCTGGCCGCCCGGCTGCGCGCCGAACGGGAACGGCTTCGGACAGAAATGCTGACGGCCGTCTCGGTGCCTGCTGCGCGTACTACGACCCGCCAGATGATCACACTTCCGGCTCCAGAGCAGGGAGAACTCTACGTGCGCTACGGGCCGGGCAGTTCGCCGCTCGTCGCCGCCCAGCAGCCGGCAACGCCGGCCGCGGCCGCCCCTACGCCGACCACAACGCCCACCTCACCGGAGCTTCAGGCGCTGGAGCAACGCCTGCTGGCACGGCTCGAAGCCATCGAACGCGACCGCCAGGAGCTGGTCCGGCTCGAAAGCCGCCTGGCCCGCCTGGAGGCCCTGCTCCAGCAGATCGGCCGGGGTGAAACGACCGTGCGCATTCAGGCGGCCGATACCACCGTGACCGTGCGTCCTGAAGCAACCCCGTCGGAAGAGAGCTTCCTGCAGGGCTTCCGGGGAGTGGCCGTCTTCGGGGGCGTGAACGCACTCGGCGCGCCACGCCAGCTTCTGATCGGCGTGCGCGGCGACTACGGCACCTGGCTGGGCGGTCGCCTGCACCTGTGGCCCGAGGCCGTGCTGAGCTTCGCCGGGGGCACCAGCGGCTACAACCTGAATCTGAATGCCACCACTCCGCTTCCGGCCCTGCCGGCACCACCGCTTCTGGGCCGACTCGACCTTGAGGCCGAGCCCTACGTCGGCTTCGGACTGGGGCTGCTGGCCTTCAGCAATCCACCCCGCGGTGTGTCCGGCATTCAGACGGTCTGGAACCTGATCCTGGGGGCCGAGCGCACCTACGGACCGGGCGTCCTGTTCGTCGAGTACGTGAGCATGAACTTCTTCTCGTTCAACCGCCTGCAGATCGGCTACCGCCTGGCCTTCTGAACGATCATCCCGGCACCGATCACAAAAAAGCGGCCTTCCACGCGGGGGGCCGCTTTTTTGCTCGGGGATCCGCAACACCCGGCGCCAGTGCCTACCAGCGTCGGGCGCTGCCCTTTCCTTTGGGTACCAGGCGCATCCGGCTCAGCAGCGCCCGCACCTGCCGGGCCGAGGCCTGCGCGCCCCGTTGCAACGTACGATACGTACGCTGCCAGAAGCCCGGCCGTCTTTCCTCCCGCGGATCTTTCGGCGTCGTCATACCTCACGGCCTCTGGTCTAACTTCACGAAAAGCTACCACCGCCACAACAGGTAGTTTCTACAGGATTTAAACTGATGTGTAATACAGAACCGGCGATTCACCGATGCATGATGGCGGCACACCCCATGTGCCGGACATGAGTCGCGGGCATGAGGGGCGGACCGCTGTGTCCGCCCCTACATGGTGGAAACGTTGTCGTTTCTCTGGTAGGCGCGCACCACCGTGCGCGCCCGTGCTCCCCCACATGCACCATGATGTTCCAGAAATCGCGTAAAACAATTTATCAGACGTCATGGTACATGTGCGCAGCCTCCATGACTCCCGCCCTCCCGCCGACGCGCGAAAAACATCCGTGCAATAACGGAACAAAATCCAATTACTCCTGCGCCGCACGACGAAATTGAACCGCAGCCCCGAGCCAGAGCGCCGTAAAAAAGACGGTCCCGACCACCACTTCGCGCGACCAGCTTGCCCCTTCTGTGCCCCAGCCGGCCGCCAGCGCCAGCCCGCCGGCCACCATCTGCGCCAGCGCCACGATGAGCATAACCCACGCCATACCCTGCGGGCGAAAGCGGACGACAAACGCACCCAGCAACCCGAGACCCGGCACGCCCGCGTACATCAGATTGGCCGGATTGTCCTCGCTGCCGATCAGCCCCACGGCCAGACTCACCCAGATCAGCAGAAACGCCGCCGCCAGCGCCATTCCGGCGCCCCACCGATAGGCCGCATGATCCGCCCTGCCGGCCAGAAATGCATAGGCCAGCCCGATGCCCAGCAACATGGCACCCCAGACGACAAAATCACCCGCGCTCCAGTTGAACTGCGTGCTGAGTAGCGTCGCCGGTACCGGCATCAGGAAAAGCACGCCCAGCACCATCCAGCGCATGCCGTACCATCGACGGGTCAGCCGTTCCTTTTTAGGTATTTTCATCGTTGCACCAGATGTTTTGCCCCAAACGCCCCCGCTGGCCGCCGGGTTGCCTCACACTTGACACCCACAGCAGCTTCTCTCTGAAAACGGGACGAGTTACTGCGCTTCGATCGTCACGCGAGCCGGTTGGAGACCGGGGGCGCTGGCCGTGACGGTAATGGTGCCGGGCATGCCACGCCGGGCGCGCACGATGGCCAGCACCAGCCCGTTGAAGGCCGGCCGCTCCGCCGAAGAAAACGGAATGAAGCTGGTCGGGTCGCCGTTGGCCGTGGCCACCAGCTCGCCGGGTCCTTCGACGGTGAAACGCACCGGATTGTCCGCCGTGGGCACGGTTCGCCCTTCTGCATCGACCACCCGCACCGTGATGAATGCCAGGTCGTAGCCGTCGGCCTGGATCCGGACACGGTCCGCCTCGGCGGCCAGCGCGGTCGGCTGGCCGGTGGTCTGCACGACGGCTTCGGCCCACTTCCGGCCGTTTTTATAGGCCACGGCGCGTAGTGCGCCGGGCTCGTAGCGCACGTCGTCCCAGCGCAGGCGGTACTGGTAGGGCCCTTTTTTCTTGCGGCCGAGCGATCGGCCATTGAGGAACAGTTCCACCTCGTCGCCCGAGGTGAACACATGCACGGGCGTGATCTCCCCCACGCGATCCGGCCAGTTCCAGTGGGGCAGGATATGCACCATCGGTAGCTCGGGACGCCAGCGGGCCTGATACAGGTAAAACCGATCCTTTTTGAAACCGGCCAGATCGATGATCCCGAAATAAGAGCTGCGCGAACTGTAGTAGGGCGTGGGCTCGCCCAGATAGTCCCAGCCGCTCCAGACGAAACCGCCGGCCACAAAAGGATGGAGTTCCTGCACGAAAAACACCTTGTCCACCGAAGAGCCAAAATCCGCCGTATATAGCTCATAGCCGCTTACCTGCCTGGTAACCGGATCACCCCCCTGGCCTTCACGAACAGGTGCACTCAGGGCATCCGTAACTGGAAAGAGATAGGCGCCCCGCGAACTTACAGCGGCCGCATTTTCACAACTGATAATCATTTTTGTAGGGAAATGTATGCGAAATGCGCTGTAAAGGGGTGGTGTGGTGATCCCCTGCAAACCAGTATAGGCCGGCATGTCCCGGATCCCTTCGCCCTGATAGTTCAGGCAGATGACGTCCACCACCTCGGCCATCGGCGTCCCCGGCCGGGCGAAATTCATAGACGCCGTCACCGGCCGCGAGGGATCCTCCTCTTTGATGATGCGGGCCAGTCGCCGGGCCAGCTCGGCGCCTTCGCGGCCGCTTCCCTGCTCGCCCACTTCGTTGCCGAAGCTCCAGAGAATGACCGACGGGTGGTTGCGGTCGCGGCGGATAAAGGCGCGCAGGTCCTGCTCGTGCCAGTCCGGAAAGATCAGGTGGAAGTCGAGCGGGGTTTTTCGCATCTCCCAGACGTCGAAGATCTCGTCGAGCACGAGGAAGCCCATGCGGTCGGTAAGCTCCAGCAGCTCGGGAGCTGGCGGGTTATGGGCGGTACGAATGGCATTGGCGCCCATCTCACGCAGCAGTTCGAGCTGGCGCTCGGCCGCCCTTCGGTTGAAGGCCGCGCCCAGCGGCCCCAGGTCGTGATGCTGGTTAACGCCTTTGATTTCGATGCGCTCGCCGTTGACCAGCAGCCCGCGCTCCGGATCGAACTGCAGCGAGCGGATGCCGAAGCGGGTTTCGTAGCGATCGACCGGGCGGCCGTCGAGCCACAGCGTGGTGACGGCCACGTAGCGGTGAGGCGTCTGCGTGGGCGGAGGTCCCCACAGCTTCGGGTTGCGTACCGTCGCCATGCCGGACACCGCGGCCTGTCCCTGCGCCGGTACCCGCACCTGTCGGGGCGGCAATGCAGCGACGGCATCGCCCCGCGGCCGGTCCTCTTCGCCCAGCTCGAAAATCTCTGTCGTAACACGCACCGAGACGGCCCGGGCCCATCGGTTTTCGATGGTCACATCCAGCACAACGGTGGCCGAGTCGGTCGAGACGTAGGGTGTGCGCACGAACGTGCCCCATTGCGCCACGTGCACCGGATGCGTCTTGACCAGCCAGACGTTGCGGTACAATCCACCGCCGGGATACCAGCGCGACGAGCGTGGAAGCACCTCAAGTCGGATGGCAAGCTGGTTTTCCGCGCCCCAGCGGACGTATGGCGTCAGATCCACGCGCCAGGAAGCATAGCCGTAGGGCCAGCCACCCACCAGGTAGCCGTTCAGCCAGACGACAGCGTGAGCCATCGCGCCCTCGACGTCCAGGTAGATCGCCCGCCCCGAATCGGCGGCCGGGATGAAGATTTTCTTCCGGTACCAGGCCACGCCCGGGCTGGGCAGCCAGCCCATGCCGCCGTCCACCTCGGGGTGTGGTTGCTCCACGAAGGGGCCGCGAATGGCCCAGTCGTGGGGCAGGTCTACCCGTTCCCAGCCGCTATCGTCGAAGTCCGGCTGCACGAACGAGAAGTCGCTTCCGGGATGGCCCGGCGGCCTTCTGTAACGTCGGGACGGATCCCTGATGAAGGGATTGCCGGTGGGCAGCACCCAGGGTTTGAGCACGATCACCTCCTGCGGCGCTCCGGTCGTGTCTGCGTCCACCCGGTAGGTCGGCCATACGTCGTAGACCAGCCCGTCGGCCTCCGCCCGGGAGGGATACCTGAAAAAGCGCCAGTCTTCATTGAGCAGAATCCGCGCGCGCAGCAGATCCTGCACAGGTTGTGCCTGCAACGGCAGGACCGTCAGCAGCAGGAGCAGCCCGCCTCCTAAAAACACCCGATAGCGAGAACTGGAGATGCGCATAACAGCCAGGCGTTGCCTCACCGGATATTTTTAGAAAAGCTATCATACGATAGAATCGCAAACAATAATATTAAAACGCTTCAACATTGTTCACAGAAACCGAACAAATCATTCGATGTAATTGATGTGAAATGGCTGGTTTCGGACGCAGGCGGCTGTTATCGCGTTCAGCCTCCAGGAAACGGCGGCGCTACCGTACCCTTATCTCCTGAAAGAGCACGTGGTCGGTGGCCTCCCGGGTCAATCAGGTCCTGGTCGCTCCAGCGGTGCCTGCAAGCCATAGCCGGCCGATAGGTCCCTGCGAACGACGGCAATCCTGGACGCAGGTCCGGGGCTGCTATCTTGCAATCGCTCACCAGATCGACAGCCAGGTTGACCACAGCATTTGAACGGGATAAGCGGGTACGTTTTCAGTGGGCCGGCAACAGCCAGAAGTGGCCGGGTGGGTGTTGCGGTTGTGTTTCCATACGCGACAGCAGCCAGTTTCGCAACGAGACATGGCGACAGAAAACCGGGCTTTAGCACAAGCCATTGCAGAAGCGCGAGAGTTCGAGCCCGAGCGGTATCCGGGAGGGCTCATGATGGCCTTCTTCCGGCTGATGGACGTTCCTCAGGATGAAGCGCCTGAGCTCTGGGCGGAACTGCGCCGGGCGCTTCGGGAAAATCCGCACCTGAGGGATCCGGACGTTCGCGCCTTTCTGGAGCACAGGGAGCTGGCCGAGCGCGGCTACTGGTGGTTCGATCCGGACCGATGGTAGCCGGCCATGCCCTGCTCCGTCCATGACGAGTCCCCGGACTTCCAGCTCCGGGCCAGGCGTTAACGTGCAAGCGCCTCGAGCCGATATGGAAAGCCGCACGGATCAGCTTCAAGGCCGCCTCCTTGCCCAGCACGTCCCACACCATGCGGCCGTCCTTTTCAGATCCTCGTACTCGACTAATCAGCCGTCTTCCTCCGGCTCCCCGCTCAGAGCGATGTCCATGTCGTGCCGATAGCGCTCACGGTCGATCCCCAGCTGTGCTTCGAGCGCCTTGAGTTCGCTGTAGGTGAGCTTGCCCAGCGCGAAAGCTTCGGTGATGCGGCCCCAGAGAATGAGCCGGGCGGCTTCCGTCAACACGCCCTTTTGCCGGGCGCGCTCGATGACCTCTTCGTACTCCGGGTAAAACGAAGCGCTCATGCCCCGTCCTCCGGTTCGCCGATCAGGGCGACGTCCAGGTCGCGCAGGTAGCGTCGGCGGTCGATTTCCAGGAGTGCTTCGAGCCGCTCGAGCTCCTCGAGCGTGAGATCGCCCCGGCCGTAGGCTTCAGAGATGCGGCCCCAGAAGATCAGATGGGCCTCGGTGGTGAGATAGCCGCCCCGGCGGGCACGCTCCAGCGTATCGCGAAGTACTTCGAAGTAAACGCCGCTCATG from Rhodothermus marinus carries:
- the galB gene encoding beta-galactosidase GalB, with amino-acid sequence MRISSSRYRVFLGGGLLLLLTVLPLQAQPVQDLLRARILLNEDWRFFRYPSRAEADGLVYDVWPTYRVDADTTGAPQEVIVLKPWVLPTGNPFIRDPSRRYRRPPGHPGSDFSFVQPDFDDSGWERVDLPHDWAIRGPFVEQPHPEVDGGMGWLPSPGVAWYRKKIFIPAADSGRAIYLDVEGAMAHAVVWLNGYLVGGWPYGYASWRVDLTPYVRWGAENQLAIRLEVLPRSSRWYPGGGLYRNVWLVKTHPVHVAQWGTFVRTPYVSTDSATVVLDVTIENRWARAVSVRVTTEIFELGEEDRPRGDAVAALPPRQVRVPAQGQAAVSGMATVRNPKLWGPPPTQTPHRYVAVTTLWLDGRPVDRYETRFGIRSLQFDPERGLLVNGERIEIKGVNQHHDLGPLGAAFNRRAAERQLELLREMGANAIRTAHNPPAPELLELTDRMGFLVLDEIFDVWEMRKTPLDFHLIFPDWHEQDLRAFIRRDRNHPSVILWSFGNEVGEQGSGREGAELARRLARIIKEEDPSRPVTASMNFARPGTPMAEVVDVICLNYQGEGIRDMPAYTGLQGITTPPLYSAFRIHFPTKMIISCENAAAVSSRGAYLFPVTDALSAPVREGQGGDPVTRQVSGYELYTADFGSSVDKVFFVQELHPFVAGGFVWSGWDYLGEPTPYYSSRSSYFGIIDLAGFKKDRFYLYQARWRPELPMVHILPHWNWPDRVGEITPVHVFTSGDEVELFLNGRSLGRKKKGPYQYRLRWDDVRYEPGALRAVAYKNGRKWAEAVVQTTGQPTALAAEADRVRIQADGYDLAFITVRVVDAEGRTVPTADNPVRFTVEGPGELVATANGDPTSFIPFSSAERPAFNGLVLAIVRARRGMPGTITVTASAPGLQPARVTIEAQ